The proteins below are encoded in one region of Girardinichthys multiradiatus isolate DD_20200921_A chromosome 19, DD_fGirMul_XY1, whole genome shotgun sequence:
- the LOC124855454 gene encoding glutathione-specific gamma-glutamylcyclotransferase 1-like isoform X1 → MKPLDIVNGKNSLWIFGYGSLVWKPDFAYKKRKVGYIKGYKRRFWHGDDFHRGDKEKPGRVVTLVEDQEASTWGVAYEVPESHMEESLQYLNIREVMLGGYTTKMVEFVPKEKSHGPLLALVYIATSDNPIYLGPASDMEIAAQISISSGKTGHNIEYLLRLAEFMRLCCPEVEDEHLFSIEAAVLKIFPRGEITPSAKTSL, encoded by the exons ATGAAACCTCTGGATATCGtaaatggaaaaaacagcctTTGGATCTTTGGCTACGGATCTTTAGTTTGGAAACCGGATTTTGCttataaaaaaaggaaagttggTTACATTAAAGGATACAAGAGACGGTTCTGGCACGGAGATGATTTCCATCGTGGGGATAAGGAAAAG CCAGGCAGAGTTGTCACACTAGTAGAAGATCAGGAG GCCTCCACATGGGGCGTTGCCTACGAAGTGCCTGAGTCCCACATGGAGGAGTCCCTTCAGTACCTGAACATCAGGGAGGTTATGTTGGGAGGATACACAACAAAGATGGTGGAGTTTGTCCCTAAAGAGAAGAGCCACGGTCCTCTGCTGGCTCTTGTCTACATCGCCACATCGGACAACCCCATCTACCTCGGTCCTGCCTCGGACATGGAGATCGCAGCCCAAATTTCCATTTCCAGCGGGAAAACGGGCCACAACATTGAGTATCTGCTCCGGCTAGCAGAGTTTATGAGGCTGTGCTGTCCAGAGGTGGAGGACGAACACCTTTTCTCTATCGAGGCGgctgttttaaagattttcccACGAGGAGAGATCACACCCTCAGCCAAAACATCTCTCTAA
- the LOC124855454 gene encoding glutathione-specific gamma-glutamylcyclotransferase 1-like isoform X2 has translation MKPLDIVNGKNSLWIFGYGSLVWKPDFAYKKRKVGYIKGYKRRFWHGDDFHRGDKEKASTWGVAYEVPESHMEESLQYLNIREVMLGGYTTKMVEFVPKEKSHGPLLALVYIATSDNPIYLGPASDMEIAAQISISSGKTGHNIEYLLRLAEFMRLCCPEVEDEHLFSIEAAVLKIFPRGEITPSAKTSL, from the exons ATGAAACCTCTGGATATCGtaaatggaaaaaacagcctTTGGATCTTTGGCTACGGATCTTTAGTTTGGAAACCGGATTTTGCttataaaaaaaggaaagttggTTACATTAAAGGATACAAGAGACGGTTCTGGCACGGAGATGATTTCCATCGTGGGGATAAGGAAAAG GCCTCCACATGGGGCGTTGCCTACGAAGTGCCTGAGTCCCACATGGAGGAGTCCCTTCAGTACCTGAACATCAGGGAGGTTATGTTGGGAGGATACACAACAAAGATGGTGGAGTTTGTCCCTAAAGAGAAGAGCCACGGTCCTCTGCTGGCTCTTGTCTACATCGCCACATCGGACAACCCCATCTACCTCGGTCCTGCCTCGGACATGGAGATCGCAGCCCAAATTTCCATTTCCAGCGGGAAAACGGGCCACAACATTGAGTATCTGCTCCGGCTAGCAGAGTTTATGAGGCTGTGCTGTCCAGAGGTGGAGGACGAACACCTTTTCTCTATCGAGGCGgctgttttaaagattttcccACGAGGAGAGATCACACCCTCAGCCAAAACATCTCTCTAA